From the Acidobacteriota bacterium genome, one window contains:
- a CDS encoding malate dehydrogenase gives MSYLTDDKLVILGSAGAIGSNMVQAALTLSLTPNVTMFDPFDKGNQGAAEEIHHCAFPGARIEWTSDIGRALDGASYLISSGGAPRKEGMTREDLLRGNAEIAAQLGKDIREYCPELQFGVIIFNPADITGLAALVHSGLAPARIATLAALDSTRLQTALSQHFDVPQDEVSGCRTYGGHGETMAVFASTAKVSGTPLTDLIGTDRLTDEAWAEITQHVKQGGKKIIELRGRSSFQSPAHQAVRMVQAVMAGGGYEWPSGAFVNSAEHGFENIMMAMETRLDRNGVQWEMPTGSESELSELRASYQHLCKLRDEVIEMGMLPSLDRWSEVNPNLK, from the coding sequence ATGAGTTATCTGACTGACGATAAGTTGGTGATCCTCGGCTCCGCCGGAGCCATCGGGTCAAACATGGTCCAGGCCGCGTTGACGCTGAGTTTGACTCCTAACGTGACGATGTTCGATCCCTTCGACAAGGGAAATCAGGGAGCGGCCGAGGAGATTCACCACTGTGCGTTTCCCGGGGCTCGCATCGAGTGGACATCGGACATCGGACGCGCGCTTGACGGCGCGAGTTATCTGATCTCGTCCGGCGGCGCCCCGCGCAAGGAAGGGATGACCCGCGAGGATCTCCTTCGCGGCAACGCCGAGATCGCCGCTCAACTCGGAAAGGACATTCGCGAGTACTGTCCGGAGTTGCAGTTCGGCGTCATCATTTTCAATCCCGCAGACATCACCGGGCTTGCAGCCCTCGTCCACTCGGGGCTGGCGCCGGCCAGAATCGCGACTCTTGCGGCTCTGGACAGCACCCGATTGCAGACCGCCCTCAGTCAACACTTCGACGTGCCACAGGACGAGGTGAGTGGCTGTCGCACATACGGTGGGCACGGAGAGACGATGGCCGTGTTCGCCAGCACTGCAAAGGTCTCGGGGACCCCGTTGACCGACTTGATCGGCACGGATCGATTGACCGATGAGGCATGGGCAGAGATTACACAGCACGTCAAGCAGGGTGGGAAGAAGATCATTGAACTGCGTGGCAGGAGTTCGTTCCAGTCGCCGGCGCATCAGGCTGTTCGAATGGTCCAGGCCGTGATGGCGGGCGGGGGATACGAGTGGCCGTCCGGAGCTTTCGTGAATTCCGCCGAGCACGGTTTCGAGAACATCATGATGGCCATGGAGACTCGACTCGACCGCAACGGTGTCCAGTGGGAGATGCCGACTGGGTCCGAGAGCGAACTCAGCGAGTTGCGGGCCTCGTACCAACATCTATGCAAACTTCGCGATGAAGTGATCGAGATGGGCATGCTGCCGTCCCTCGACCGCTGGTCCGAAGTCAACCCGAACCTGAAGTAG
- a CDS encoding phosphoglycerate kinase: MRVDFNVPLVDGKIDNDNRVVAALPTIRHALDAGASVILMSHLGRPKGKVCPEYSLRPVVDCLASHLDQEIDFATDAVGPETQRLADGLVPGQVLLLENLRFHPGEEKPDREPDFAPALAALGDTYVNDAFGTAHRAHASMVAVAKRFDHRAAGFLMARELNYFKAVLDNPGRPFVAILGGAKVSDKIVVLQRLVEKVDGLLIGGAMAYTFLAAKGVAVGDSRVEEDKVTIAREILAAATEAGVQVDLPQDHVCGRQFERDTETRVTEGAEIEAGWMGLDIGPRTREAFAARIGGAQTVVWNGPMGVFEWDPFAAGTMDVARAVAESDAVSIIGGGDSASAAKRSGFSDKFSHISTGGGASLELLEGKPLPGVEVLTDG; encoded by the coding sequence ATGCGGGTCGATTTCAATGTTCCGTTGGTCGACGGGAAGATTGACAACGACAACCGTGTGGTCGCAGCGCTCCCGACGATCCGCCATGCCCTCGATGCCGGCGCTTCCGTCATCTTGATGTCCCACCTCGGGCGGCCGAAGGGGAAGGTGTGTCCGGAGTACAGCCTCCGGCCGGTCGTCGACTGTCTGGCGTCCCATCTCGATCAAGAGATCGATTTTGCGACGGATGCCGTGGGTCCCGAGACCCAGCGATTGGCCGACGGGCTCGTCCCCGGGCAGGTCTTGCTTCTCGAGAACTTGCGATTTCACCCCGGCGAGGAGAAGCCCGACCGGGAACCGGATTTCGCCCCGGCGCTGGCAGCGCTGGGCGACACCTATGTGAACGACGCGTTCGGAACCGCCCATCGAGCCCACGCATCGATGGTGGCGGTCGCCAAGCGGTTCGATCATCGCGCTGCCGGCTTCCTGATGGCGCGAGAGTTGAACTACTTCAAAGCTGTACTCGACAACCCCGGACGTCCCTTCGTTGCAATCCTTGGAGGCGCGAAAGTCAGCGACAAGATCGTGGTCCTGCAGAGACTCGTCGAAAAAGTCGACGGCCTTCTGATCGGGGGTGCCATGGCCTACACGTTCCTGGCGGCCAAAGGAGTCGCGGTTGGAGATTCAAGGGTCGAAGAGGACAAGGTGACGATCGCCCGTGAGATTTTGGCCGCGGCCACCGAAGCGGGCGTGCAGGTGGATCTCCCTCAGGACCACGTTTGTGGTCGCCAGTTCGAACGCGACACGGAGACCCGGGTCACCGAGGGCGCCGAGATCGAGGCGGGCTGGATGGGGTTGGACATCGGGCCCCGAACTAGAGAGGCATTCGCCGCAAGAATTGGCGGCGCCCAGACCGTCGTCTGGAATGGTCCGATGGGCGTCTTTGAGTGGGATCCGTTTGCCGCCGGTACGATGGATGTCGCGCGGGCGGTCGCCGAGAGCGATGCCGTCTCGATCATCGGGGGCGGCGACTCGGCCTCCGCAGCGAAGCGATCCGGGTTTTCCGATAAGTTCTCTCATATCTCTACCGGTGGTGGTGCAAGCCTCGAACTGCTCGAGGGGAAGCCTCTTCCCGGAGTCGAGGTCCTCACCGATGGATAG
- a CDS encoding methylated-DNA--[protein]-cysteine S-methyltransferase: protein MASALRSYFDGRHEALEAIEVAPQGSEFQKRAWAALREIPVGSTVSYREIALRLGQPTAARAVATANATNPIAIVIPCHRVIHADGSISGFGGGVEMKRWLLQHEAAAQPFRLTPTC, encoded by the coding sequence GTGGCGAGCGCCCTTCGCAGTTACTTCGACGGACGGCACGAGGCGCTCGAAGCCATCGAGGTCGCGCCCCAGGGATCCGAGTTTCAGAAACGGGCCTGGGCGGCTCTGCGCGAGATTCCCGTGGGTTCGACCGTCTCCTACCGCGAAATCGCGCTAAGGCTTGGACAGCCGACCGCCGCACGGGCTGTGGCCACCGCGAACGCCACCAATCCGATCGCCATCGTGATCCCGTGCCACCGCGTGATCCACGCCGATGGATCGATTTCCGGGTTCGGCGGTGGCGTCGAGATGAAGCGCTGGCTTCTCCAACACGAAGCAGCCGCACAACCGTTTCGATTGACGCCGACGTGCTAG
- a CDS encoding ferritin-like domain-containing protein: MSERKKLIERLNDALGWEMRAMTMYAHYAAYVRGIYRLQLKPFFDSEATESLTHSNIVRGAIVKLGGVARTDADTTEIIHTDDYQIMLSEAMKTEVHAAKSYREILDGGGLDSELSDQVEQIFFAESRSVEEIHLLGIDA; the protein is encoded by the coding sequence ATGTCTGAACGCAAGAAACTGATCGAACGATTGAACGACGCGCTTGGGTGGGAGATGCGTGCGATGACGATGTACGCCCACTACGCTGCGTACGTCCGCGGAATCTACCGGCTGCAATTGAAGCCGTTCTTTGACAGTGAGGCCACCGAATCGCTCACTCACAGCAACATCGTTCGTGGCGCTATCGTCAAGCTTGGCGGGGTTGCACGCACCGACGCCGATACGACAGAGATCATCCACACCGATGACTATCAGATCATGTTGAGCGAAGCGATGAAGACCGAGGTCCATGCCGCCAAGAGCTATCGTGAAATCCTCGATGGTGGCGGACTGGATTCAGAGCTGTCCGACCAGGTCGAGCAGATCTTCTTCGCAGAGTCCCGTTCCGTCGAGGAGATCCACCTCCTCGGGATCGACGCCTAG
- the apaG gene encoding Co2+/Mg2+ efflux protein ApaG, with translation MNESSATTEEIRVHVRSEYSAEHSRPGASRWFFLYHITIENQGVQTVQLLSRHWIITDGDGSTEEVQGPGVVGEQPVLAPGESFEYTSGCPLSIPFGTMHGSYEMREEGGREFRVEIAPFALSEPHAIN, from the coding sequence ATGAACGAGTCTTCGGCAACGACGGAAGAGATTCGAGTCCACGTGCGATCGGAATATTCTGCCGAACATTCCCGGCCGGGGGCGTCGCGGTGGTTCTTCCTGTATCACATCACGATCGAGAACCAGGGCGTCCAGACCGTCCAACTCCTTTCTCGCCACTGGATCATCACCGACGGTGACGGCTCAACCGAAGAGGTCCAGGGGCCCGGGGTCGTTGGCGAGCAACCGGTACTCGCCCCCGGCGAGTCCTTCGAGTACACCTCGGGCTGCCCACTCTCGATACCCTTCGGGACGATGCACGGCAGCTACGAGATGCGCGAAGAAGGTGGCCGGGAGTTTCGGGTCGAGATTGCCCCGTTCGCCCTCAGCGAGCCGCACGCCATCAACTGA
- the tpiA gene encoding triose-phosphate isomerase, with amino-acid sequence MDRSQLRRPLVAGNWKMHGLGQEAVELGTSIMREVSGIDDVEVLICPPFTALTEIVAAVRDSKIIVGSQNCHWSERGAFTGEVSVPMLKAVGCRYVIVGHSERRHVFGEDDEIVAAKVAACRDGGLITILCVGETLEQREADRTSEIVSTQLSGALTLGNLTPENLVIAYEPVWAIGTGRTATPQQAQSVHAGIRQQLGDSLGGDAAAAIRILYGGSVNAENADALFAMEDIDGGLIGGASLAIDSFVPIVRAASASR; translated from the coding sequence ATGGATAGATCGCAACTGCGCCGACCCCTGGTCGCTGGTAACTGGAAGATGCACGGCCTCGGGCAAGAGGCCGTCGAGTTGGGGACCTCCATCATGCGTGAGGTCTCGGGCATAGACGACGTCGAGGTCCTCATCTGTCCGCCGTTCACGGCGCTGACGGAAATCGTTGCGGCGGTTCGTGACAGCAAAATTATCGTCGGTTCCCAGAATTGCCACTGGTCTGAACGCGGCGCGTTCACCGGTGAGGTCTCCGTTCCGATGTTGAAAGCGGTCGGCTGTCGCTACGTGATCGTCGGTCATAGCGAGCGGCGTCATGTGTTTGGCGAGGATGACGAGATCGTCGCGGCCAAGGTTGCGGCATGTCGCGACGGAGGCCTGATCACGATTCTCTGCGTCGGTGAAACCCTAGAACAGCGTGAGGCCGACCGAACGTCCGAGATCGTGTCCACTCAGTTGTCCGGCGCACTGACCCTGGGGAATCTCACGCCGGAGAACCTGGTCATCGCGTACGAGCCGGTCTGGGCGATCGGGACCGGTCGTACGGCAACTCCTCAGCAGGCACAGAGCGTGCACGCCGGCATTCGTCAACAGCTTGGCGATAGCCTGGGGGGCGATGCCGCCGCGGCGATTCGCATCCTGTATGGCGGTAGCGTCAACGCAGAGAATGCGGACGCGTTATTTGCAATGGAAGACATCGACGGTGGACTGATCGGGGGAGCCTCGTTGGCCATCGACAGCTTTGTGCCAATCGTTCGGGCCGCTTCGGCTTCCCGATAG